One genomic segment of [Pasteurella] aerogenes includes these proteins:
- the pssA gene encoding CDP-diacylglycerol--serine O-phosphatidyltransferase — MLINKTKRARQNLDRLACLPLSADQVEFIYCSADFKQHIIQLIRQAQKRIYITALYWQNDEAGQEILAEVYRAKQANPQLEVKIFVDWHRAQRNLLGAEKSATNADWYCEQQAKFAGEQATSMFFGVPINTREVFGVLHIKGFIFDDTLLYSGASINNVYLHQKEKYRYDRYHKITNTALADIMVNFVQQYLSDPTAVLPLDQCQRPNTKEIRPLIRQFRKNLMAQAQYQLANTITLNDSLTISPLFGLGANNLLNRTIEDLFQLVEEKLVICTPYFNFPRSLQHKIRRLLEKGKQVEIIVGDKIANDFYIPPSEPFKMAGALPYLYESNLRRFSQKFETQIKQGQLVIRTWKDQDNTYHLKGVWVDDRYILLTGNNLNPRAWRLDAENGLFIHDPKQELRPQVLQELEHIRHNTHILNHYSELEEMEQYPAPVQKLLKKFARVKADKLVKMIL, encoded by the coding sequence ATGTTGATTAATAAAACAAAACGTGCACGACAAAATCTTGACCGCTTGGCTTGTTTGCCTTTATCTGCGGATCAAGTGGAATTTATTTATTGCTCAGCGGACTTTAAACAACACATTATTCAGTTGATCCGCCAAGCGCAAAAAAGGATTTATATTACCGCACTTTACTGGCAAAACGATGAAGCCGGACAAGAAATTTTAGCGGAAGTTTACCGCGCCAAACAAGCTAACCCACAACTAGAAGTGAAGATTTTCGTCGATTGGCATCGCGCACAACGCAATTTATTAGGCGCAGAAAAATCCGCCACCAACGCCGATTGGTATTGTGAACAACAGGCAAAATTTGCCGGCGAGCAAGCAACGTCCATGTTTTTTGGCGTCCCGATTAACACTCGCGAAGTATTTGGCGTGCTGCATATTAAAGGCTTTATCTTTGATGACACCTTACTCTACAGCGGTGCCAGCATTAACAATGTTTATCTGCATCAAAAAGAAAAATACCGTTACGATCGCTATCATAAAATTACCAACACAGCCCTAGCGGATATTATGGTGAATTTTGTACAACAATATTTGTCCGATCCAACTGCAGTGCTTCCGTTGGATCAATGTCAACGACCAAATACCAAAGAAATTCGCCCGTTAATTCGCCAATTTCGTAAAAATTTGATGGCACAGGCGCAATATCAGCTCGCCAATACGATCACCTTAAATGACAGCCTGACCATATCGCCGTTATTTGGTTTGGGCGCCAACAATCTGCTTAACCGCACAATTGAAGATTTATTCCAACTGGTTGAGGAAAAATTGGTGATTTGTACGCCCTATTTCAATTTTCCACGTTCTTTGCAACATAAAATTCGCCGCTTGCTTGAGAAAGGAAAACAAGTTGAAATTATTGTGGGCGATAAAATTGCCAATGATTTTTATATTCCGCCTTCCGAGCCATTCAAAATGGCAGGCGCCTTACCGTATTTGTATGAAAGCAATTTACGCCGTTTCAGTCAAAAATTTGAAACACAAATTAAGCAAGGACAATTGGTTATCCGTACTTGGAAAGATCAAGATAACACCTACCATTTAAAAGGCGTATGGGTAGATGATCGTTACATTTTGCTCACCGGCAATAATTTAAATCCACGCGCCTGGCGCTTAGATGCGGAAAACGGACTATTTATCCATGATCCAAAACAGGAATTACGCCCGCAAGTCTTGCAGGAATTAGAGCATATCCGCCACAATACGCATATATTGAACCATTACAGCGAACTGGAAGAAATGGAACAATATCCGGCGCCAGTACAAAAACTGTTGAAAAAATTCGCTCGTGTCAAAGCGGATAAATTAGTGAAAATGATTTTGTAG
- a CDS encoding ribonuclease translates to MKQKQIIQLSLFVIVFFMFLLAGWYFFAKQKEAVLVTVDRNYDYLMKDDPIGQNASAKFHYYTLVLSWSPAFCDVQRRRYGDKLPDSLALQCGNTQNFGWVIHGLWPQNQQARRVSDHPRFCQGDLPRVDQALIEEFLPDSPSAYLLQGEWEKHGACAFPDARSYFEKERELFKSLTLPDYELDTRNELFRWIRENNPHLKHAFLGANRNELFICYGLDWRVIDCPRSRIGY, encoded by the coding sequence ATGAAGCAAAAACAAATCATTCAGTTATCGCTTTTTGTGATTGTCTTTTTTATGTTTTTATTGGCAGGCTGGTATTTTTTTGCGAAACAGAAAGAAGCGGTTTTGGTGACAGTGGATCGTAACTATGATTATCTTATGAAAGACGATCCAATTGGGCAGAATGCCTCAGCAAAGTTTCATTATTATACCTTGGTGTTATCTTGGTCGCCGGCATTTTGTGATGTGCAACGTCGGCGTTATGGTGATAAATTGCCGGATTCGTTGGCGTTGCAATGCGGTAATACGCAAAATTTTGGTTGGGTCATTCATGGTTTATGGCCGCAAAATCAGCAAGCACGTCGTGTTTCTGATCACCCGCGTTTTTGTCAAGGCGATTTGCCACGTGTGGATCAAGCGTTGATTGAGGAATTTTTGCCGGACAGTCCGAGTGCGTATTTGTTGCAAGGTGAATGGGAAAAACATGGTGCTTGTGCGTTTCCAGATGCGAGAAGTTATTTTGAAAAAGAGCGTGAGTTATTTAAATCGTTGACCTTACCAGATTACGAATTAGATACGCGTAATGAATTATTTCGTTGGATCCGCGAGAATAATCCGCATTTAAAACACGCTTTTTTAGGTGCCAATCGCAATGAATTATTTATTTGTTACGGTTTGGATTGGCGTGTGATTGATTGTCCGCGCAGTCGCATTGGTTATTAA
- a CDS encoding ferredoxin-like protein, whose translation MALLITDKCTNCDMCLPECPNEAISVGEEIYVIDPNLCTECVGHYDQPTCQKVCPITNCIKTDPDHIETEEQLWERFVLIHHADQL comes from the coding sequence ATGGCACTTTTAATCACAGACAAATGCACCAATTGCGATATGTGCTTACCCGAATGCCCCAACGAAGCCATCTCCGTAGGAGAGGAAATTTATGTCATCGATCCGAATTTATGCACCGAATGTGTCGGTCACTACGACCAACCGACTTGCCAAAAAGTCTGCCCGATCACTAACTGCATCAAAACCGATCCCGATCATATCGAAACCGAAGAGCAACTCTGGGAACGCTTTGTGTTGATTCATCATGCCGATCAACTTTAA
- a CDS encoding tRNA/rRNA methyltransferase, producing MNTKKPTFQQANQSSRFSERVVGEKPSQNRPHFERHKRDEKANFKQDKRTGRPFEKKAVTPSVRTVTESTMESAGGRGQVKVVVKRSENDVAREKKTGPLSPRAPEKIKKNRQEEMKVYGENACLALFAQRPESIVRVWTTVEMAHRVGDLFRYLAANKKVYHVVDTQELALVSGSEHHGGICMLVKKSRPFTLSGYLDIPRNADCLVLLNDIHNTYNIGGIVRTCAYYGVKGVIVEDDDRLNSAAAMRVAEGGMEYIRPLQINTIPSALQQLRQAGYQIVHLTNNKQAADFAKVRLENKVVFVLSEAPDDNLAQDKDVVVNLSYANPLKHGLNVAVACGVVLAKWTMQS from the coding sequence ATGAATACAAAAAAACCAACCTTCCAACAAGCAAATCAATCTTCTCGTTTTAGTGAGCGTGTAGTCGGCGAAAAACCGTCGCAAAATCGACCGCACTTTGAGCGTCATAAACGGGATGAAAAAGCCAATTTTAAGCAAGATAAACGCACAGGACGTCCGTTTGAGAAAAAAGCGGTGACGCCTTCTGTACGTACGGTGACAGAAAGTACAATGGAAAGCGCCGGCGGTCGTGGGCAAGTGAAAGTGGTGGTGAAACGTTCGGAAAATGACGTGGCGCGTGAAAAGAAAACGGGGCCTTTATCACCGCGAGCGCCGGAAAAAATCAAGAAAAACCGTCAGGAAGAAATGAAAGTATATGGCGAAAATGCGTGTTTGGCGTTGTTTGCGCAGCGTCCGGAAAGCATTGTGCGGGTTTGGACGACGGTGGAAATGGCGCATCGTGTGGGTGATTTGTTCCGTTATTTGGCGGCAAATAAGAAAGTCTATCATGTGGTGGATACGCAAGAATTAGCTTTGGTTAGTGGTTCTGAACATCATGGCGGGATTTGTATGTTGGTGAAAAAATCTCGTCCATTTACTCTTTCCGGCTATTTGGATATTCCGCGCAATGCAGATTGTTTGGTTTTGCTTAACGATATTCATAATACGTACAACATCGGCGGTATTGTGCGTACCTGTGCTTATTATGGCGTGAAAGGTGTGATTGTTGAGGATGATGATCGTTTAAATTCGGCGGCGGCAATGCGCGTAGCCGAAGGCGGAATGGAATATATTCGTCCGTTGCAAATTAATACCATTCCAAGCGCGTTGCAGCAATTGCGTCAAGCCGGTTATCAAATTGTGCATTTGACTAATAACAAACAAGCAGCGGATTTTGCTAAAGTGCGGTTGGAAAACAAGGTGGTTTTTGTATTAAGTGAGGCGCCAGATGATAATCTTGCGCAAGATAAGGACGTCGTTGTTAATCTGTCTTATGCCAATCCGCTAAAACACGGTCTTAATGTGGCGGTTGCCTGTGGCGTTGTATTGGCGAAATGGACGATGCAATCATAA